The Oncorhynchus tshawytscha isolate Ot180627B linkage group LG12, Otsh_v2.0, whole genome shotgun sequence genome includes a window with the following:
- the clip1a gene encoding CAP-Gly domain-containing linker protein 1 isoform X1, whose amino-acid sequence MSTTKPSGLKAPSKMGRSTGAPATKTTPSAAGSKVAAADKSTPGGGAAGTQDSGENFQVGERVWVNGNKPGVVQFLGEAQFAPGQWAGIVLDEPIGKNDGSVAGVCYFQCEALKGIFTRPSKLSYTEGEANGTQTAPSSRAGSPTPSTASLASHTPSVKKASTAMPATPTIPASNLARTNSESISNLSDTSSVKKGERELKNGDRVLVGGTKAGVVRFLGETDFAKGEWCGVELDEPLGKNDGAVAGTRYFQCQPKYGLFAPVHKVTRIGFPSTTPAKAKTMVRKLVATPSGLKRSPSASSISSMSSVASSVSAKPSRTGLLTETSSRYSRKISGTTAVQEVLKEKQQHIEQLMAERDMERAEVAKATTHVGEVEQELTLLREDQEQMEAKMDQLRTLVEAADKEKVELLNQLEEEKRKVEDLQFRVEEACITKGDLETQTKLEHAHIKELEQSLLFEKTKAEKLQRELEDTRVATVSEKSRIMELERDLVLRTREVADLRLRLEVQQSSEGSDSTTSPLLEEVSSLRAQLASQEDQQQVELAGLKEMLAAEEKAHSAAVSQFQVSSTKVSTDNEQLKLRLSQNEKENADVIEQWRCKLESAIASHQQATEELKVSFSKGAGSQMTELVETKTALERLKLEHKQALEEAGARCEAEAAARARETGELNKQLLVVSEEKECLEESLRSSVESAEEQHLVEMEDVLGKLHTAELKVNELEEHEAKLVQQTQDRAKEVQEQVAAMEVLQSQAGQGNQALQNLRTQLEEAQSQACSQGNRVSELNSELEGKQQELLSLQQSLTSVLQDKVSLEQELGNLKQKLSESTDNQAKSTQTMQGLERKLKAGEERLDQLANEKAKLQSDISDMMKSSGDSSAQLTKMNEEITQKKRSLEELQTQLAEEKERTACSEEQQQQEVAQKEKELKAARDEHQGQLSNLQGKITQLEKSLQQCEAQAKDLQTSQQKALSEASEHHAKQLQELQGQADKTKQELSVSRKKAQELERLVTELQPYKEKAQFLSGELDYSRQHIERLSTDLEKQISVLAHMSKESSDLKAQEGSLKNQLSELEAKLSASEASHQELSGKTDELLTLRDKLTKEQEELWTTNRKLEGENASLSREVEKLRVAVEEAQANNKSLSQSEAERQSQIEELQKTNAEKHEVLLKYQQEILQQEIKRKQLAEVYEKTCEERNELQQSREKLTSEKDILLLERDAARNAKKSLDAKNLELQARCQSLSLEKEDFCLKNTQLQAQTETLGKDKVEMFTQINAAIFDKEALQALNAELQNQLNITKKDLEKSVRDKVELHASKTSLAKMLDQSKTSSEVTDSERLHLLQEKEDLLATQRKVCSEKDELIKEREELKEKLRLSTEEVATSKEKVKELLSSFGEEKEALCLQNAETEKALHSIRKEKMAIELTLEKQNMESDCWVHEKEELEEKHTQEISEKCTLTKERDKLAGEICSMKDQLDSSTKANDDLKQANSNLTSLLEELKQKIEKVEAEGASLKKEKVDLQAQLQKLCSEREALEKSKTELAEEHHELKGNSEQMRLELIQQNDTQTKKQDLLLSQQTELNKSLQKDKEDLLLQVQEFKGQTESLSKAKMLLELQQQTEASDRSKLSSAKDDLSREREDLQTQLFTLTQEKITILQSESSLKAEVASVCVERDSIASERNSLRSDLGQLKTTHTGLLGERQGLLEVNVQLQVKVQDLTQQSVTREKAMDELSANLKDIGVERKALAGEVENLKAQLKERDQEKGDLAGDQICLSAKLEKLVNEVSSLAKEKVDLLAIQSRLEQDLSSLHSSQESRDGEHSRLMGEVEKLQVTQTQLEADAQALRAEKSVMEGQHKASVEEASVSTKVREEMATNLEDLKVQKDALLKERDKATQQVTQLEAQLKNAISKQLEAAESSGKTAEVVELLTQEKGLLQQEKIEAQSLLEEFRSAKQEMTNQLDSLKQQNSKYKKELNLSKEQLSSENQKISSLCQEIDKLKQATSVKSQSLVALQEENNKLTKELGSSKKETSGQQKLEAQQSKLNKQLQEMKQRETTMKKKLDEEKAFLQKSIHKNSALISEKDQELETLMSELSVLRGESAIAKTLKFTIQLLEKDKAQLQEHIQSLEKSLSGGQDTVTSSSGDAALDQLRENKETAESQAAIEFLNSVIVDLQKKNEELKGKLEKMAEAALNGNNASELDNYDSSFNKGPSKKKVPPRLFCDICDCFDLHDTEDCPTQMQMPDSPPHTTYHGSKDEERAYCDICEAFGHCTESCNDDQTF is encoded by the exons CCGGATCCAAAGTAGCTGCAGCCGACAAGTCCACTCCAGGAGGCGGTGCAGCTGGGACACAAGATAGCGGGGAGAACTTTCAGGTTGGGGAGCGAGTGTGGGTGAATGGGAACAAACCTGGCGTGGTGCAGTTCCTGGGGGAGGCTCAGTTTGCACCAGGACAGTGGGCTGGCATAGTGTTGGATGAGCCCATTGGGAAGAACGATGGCTCGGTGGCAGGGGTGTGCTATTTCCAGTGCGAGGCCCTGAAAGGGATATTCACCCGCCCCTCCAAGCTGTCCTACACAGAGGGCGAGGCCAATGGGACTCAGACAGCACCTTCGTCCCGGGCTGGGTCGCCCACCCCCTCCACCGCCAGCCTGGCCTCTCACACCCCCTCTGTCAAAAAAGCCTCAACTGCAATGCCTGCCACGCCAACCATTCCAGCCTCCAACCTGGCACGCACAAACAGCGAGTCCATCTCCAACCTCTCAGACACCAGCTCGGtcaagaaaggggagagggagctgAAGAATGGAGACCGCGTTTTG GTTGGTGGCACAAAAGCTGGTGTGGTTCGCTTTCTTGGTGAAACAGACTTTGCCAAGGgagagtggtgtggtgtggaacTGGATGAGCCCCTGGGAAAGAACGATGGGGCAGTGGCAGGAACCAG ATACTTTCAATGCCAACCCAAGTATGGCCTGTTTGCCCCAGTCCACAAGGTCACGCGTATTGGCTTCCCCTCCACCACGCCGGCCAAGGCAAAGACCATGGTGCGGAAGTTGGTGGCCACGCCCTCGGGCCTGAAGCGCAGCCCCAGCGCCTCCTCCATCAGCTCCATGAGCTCTGTGGCCTCCTCCGTCAGTGCCAAGCCCAGCCGCACAGGCCTG ctGACAGAAACGTCATCACGGTACTCGAGAAAGATCTCTGGCACCACAGCAGTTCAGGAGGTGCTGAAGGAGAAGCAGCAGCACATCGAGCAGCTGATGGCGGAGCGTGACATGGAGAGGGCAGAGGTGGCCAAGGCAACCACCCATGTGGGCGAGGTGGAGCAGGAACTGACCCTGCTGAGAGAGGACCAGGAGCAG ATGGAGGCCAAGATGGACCAATTACGCACCCTGGTGGAGGCTGCTGACAAGGAGAAGGTTGAGCTGCTCAAtcagctggaggaggagaagag GAAAGTGGAGGACCTCCAGTTCCGCGTGGAGGAAGCTTGCATTACCAAAGGAGACCtggag ACGCAGACCAAACTGGAGCATGCCCACATTAAGGAGCTTGAACAGAGCCTGCTCTTTGAAAAGACCAAAGCTGAGAAACTCCAGAGAGAGTTAGAAGACACTAGG GTGGCCACGGTGTCAGAGAAGTCCCGCATCATGGAACTGGAGAGGGACTTGGTGCTGAGGACCAGGGAGGTGGCTGACCTGCGGCTGCGTCTGGAGGTCCAGCAAAGCTCAGAGGGCTCAGACtccaccacctcccctctcctggAAGAGGTGAGCTCTCTGAGGGCTCAGCTGGCCTCTCAAGAAGACCAGCAACAGGTTGAGCTGGCTGGGCTGAAGGAGATGCTGGCAGCGGAGGAGAAGGCCCACAGTGCGGCAGTGTCTCAGTTCCAAGTCTCATCCACCAAGGTCTCCACAGACAACGAGCAGTTGAAGCTGCGCCTCAGTCAGAACGAGAAGGAGAATGCAGACGTTATAGAGCAGTGGCGCTGCAAGCTGGAATCTGCCATCGCTTCACACCAGCAGGCCACGGAGGAGCTGAAGGTGTCCTTCAGTAAAGGGGCCGGTTCCCagatgacagagctggtggagaCCAAGACTGCCCTGGAGAGGCTGAAGCTGGAGCACAAGCAGGCACTGGAGGAGGCGGGAGCCAGGTGTGAGGCAGAGGCTGCAGCCCGGGCACGGGAGACAGGGGAGCTCAACAAACAGCTGCTGGTCGTGTCGGAGGAGAAGGAGTGCCTGGAGGAGAGCCTGCGGTCCAGTGTGGAGAGTGCTGAGGAGCAGCACCTGGTGGAGATGGAGGACGTGCTGGGCAAACTGCACACTGCTGAGCTGAAGGTAAACGAGCTGGAGGAGCATGAAGCTAAGCTTGTCCAGCAGACCCAGGACCGTGCCAAGGAGGTCCAGGAGCAGGTGGCAGCTATGGAGGTCCTGCAGTCCCAGGCAGGCCAAGGTAACCAAGCTCTCCAGAACCTGAGGACCCAGCTGGAGGAGGCCCAGAGCCAAGCTTGCTCACAGGGCAACAGG GTCAGTGAGTTGAACTCTGAGCTGGAGGGTAAGCAGCAGGAGCTCCTCTCCTTGCAGCAGAGCCTGACCTCTGTGCTGCAAGACAAGGTCTCCTTGGAGCAAGAGCTGGGCAACCTG AAACAAAAACTGTCAGAAAGCACAGACAATCAGGCTAAGTCAACACAAACTATGCAAG GGCTGGAGAGGAAGCTaaaggctggagaggagaggcttGATCAGCTCGCAAACGAAAAGGCCAAGCTCCAAAGTGACATCTCAGACATGATGAAGTCATCAGGCGACAGTTCAGCACAGCTTACCAAAATGAATGAAGAAATCACTCAGAAAAAAAG GAGTCTGGAAGAGTTACAGACCCAACTCGCAGAGGAGAAGGAGCGGACTGCATGTTCTGAGGAGCAACAACAGCAGGAAGTTGCCCAGAAGGAGAAGGAGCTGAAGGCTGCCAGAGATGAGCATCAGGGCCAGCTAAGCAACCTGCAGGGGAAAATCACACAACTG GAGAAGAGTTTGCAGCAGTGTGAGGCCCAGGCCAAGGATCTTCAGACCTCCCAGCAGAAGGCCCTGTCTGAGGCCTCAGAGCACCATGCCAAGCAGCTCCAGGAGCTGCAGGGTCAGGCTGACAAGACCAAGCAGGAGCTGAGTGTCTCCAGGAAGAAGGCCCAGGAGCTGGAGAGGCTGGTGACTGAGCTGCAGCCTTACAAAGAGAAGGCTCAG TTTCTTTCTGGTGAGCTCGACTACTCCAGGCAGCATATTGAGAGATTGTCCACAGACCTGGAGAAGCAAATCTCAGTGCTGGCGCACATGTCTAAGGAAAGCTCAGATCTCAAAGCTCAGGAAGGAAGTCTCAAAAATCAACTCTCTGAACTCGAGGCCAAGCTCTCAGCCTCGGAGGCTAGTCACCAGGAGCTCTCAGGTAAGACTGATGAACTTCTGACACTGAGGGACAAGCTCACAAAAGAGCAGGAGGAACTTTGGACCACCAACCGGAAGCTAGAAGGAGAGAATGCCTCACTATCCAGAGAGGTGGAGAAGCTTAGAGTTGCTGTTGAGGAGGCACAGGCCAATAACAAATCCCTCAGTCAATCTGAAGCGGAGCGTCAGTCCCAAATTGAGGAGCTTCAAAAGACAAATGCAGAGAAGCATGAGGTCCTTTTGAAGTACCAACAGGAGATCCTGCAGCAGGAAATTAAGAGGAAGCAGCTAGCAGAGGTCTATGAGAAGACCTGTGAGGAGAGGAACGAGCTCCAGCAAAGCAGGGAGAAGCTGACCTCTGAGAAGGATATCCTTTTGTTGGAGAGGGATGCAGCCAGAAATGCTAAGAAATCCCTTGATGCAAAGAATTTGGAGTTGCAGGCAAGGTGTCAGTCTTTAAGCTTGGAAAAAGAAGACTTCTGTCTGAAAAACACTCAGCTGCAGGCACAGACAGAGACCTTGGGCAAAGATAAAGTGGAGATGTTTACTCAAATTAACGCTGCCATTTTTGACAAAGAGGCCCTCCAAGCCTTGAATGCAGAGCTTCAAAATCAGCTGAATATCACTAAGAAGGATCTTGAGAAGTCTGTCCGTGACAAGGTTGAGCTACATGCTTCAAAAACGAGCCTGGCCAAAATGCTGGACCAGTCCAAGACCAGCAGTGAGGTTACCGACTCAGAGAGGCTTCACCtcctgcaggagaaagaggacctGCTTGCTACCCAGCGAAAGGTGTGTTCTGAGAAAGATGAACTTAtcaaggagagagaagagttaaAGGAGAAGCTCAGACTTTCTACAGAGGAAGTGGCAACCTCTAAGGAGAAAGTTAAAGAGCTGTTGTCATCTTTTGGCGAGGAGAAGGAAGCACTTTGTCTCCAGAATGCAGAGACTGAGAAGGCGCTACACTCTATACGCAAAGAGAAGATGGCTATAGAATTAACACTGGAAAAGCAGAACATGGAGAGTGACTGTTGGGTACATGAAAAGGAAGAGCTGGAAGAAAAGCACACACAGGAGATCTCTGAAAAGTGTACTCTAACAAAAGAGCGTGACAAGCTAGCAGGTGAGATCTGCAGTATGAAGGACCAGTTGGACAGCTCCACTAAGGCCAATGATGACCTGAAGCAAGCCAATTCCAACCTCACGTCCTTGCTGGAGGAATTAAAACAGAAGATAGAAAAGGTGGAGGCTGAGGGAGCTTCCTTGAAAAAAGAAAAGGTTGATCTACAGGCGCAGCTTCAGAAGCTTTGCTCAGAGCGGGAGGCCCTTGAAAAAAGCAAAACTGAACTTGCAGAGGAGCATCATGAACTAAAAGGCAACTCTGAGCAGATGCGTTTGGAACTCATTCAGCAGAACGATACCCAAACAAAAAAGCAGGATCTCCTGCTTTCGCAGCAGACTGAGCTTAACAAGAGCCTGCAGAAGGACAAAGAGGATCTGCTTCTGCAGGTCCAGGAGTTCAAAGGTCAAACAGAATCACTTTCAAAGGCAAAAATGCTTCTTGAATTGCAGCAGCAGACTGAAGCAAGTGACCGAAGTAAACTGTCCTCTGCCAAGGATGAcctctccagagagagagaggacttacAGACACAGTTGTTCACTCTGACACAGGAGAAGATTACTATCCTGCAGTCTGAATCCAGCCTGAAGGCAGAGGTTGCCTCTGTTTGTGTTGAAAGAGACTCAATAGCCTCTGAGAGAAATAGTTTGCGTAGTGATTTAGGGCAACTTAAGACAACCCACACTGGATTGTTAGGTGAGAGACAGGGTCTGCTTGAGGTCAATGTCCAGCTGCAAGTCAAAGTGCAGGACCTCACTCAACAATCTGTCACCAGAGAGAAGGCCATGGATGAGTTGTCTGCCAACCTTAAGGATATTGGAGTGGAGAGAAAAGCCTTGGCTGGGGAGGTTGAGAACTTAAAGGCACAGCTGAAGGAGAGGGACCAGGAAAAGGGTGACTTGGCTGGAGACCAAATATGCCTGTCTGCCAAGCTGGAGAAGCTTGTCAATGAGGTCTCCTCCCTGGCTAAGGAGAAGGTAGACCTCCTAGCTATACAGTCCCGCCTGGAGCAAGACCTTTCCTCCCTCCACAGCAGCCAAGAGAGTAGGGATGGGGAACACTCAAGGCTCATGGGGGAGGTAGAGAAGCTGCAAGTTACCCAGACACAGCTTGAAGCAGATGCCCAGGCCCTACGTGCTGAGAAGTCAGTGATGGAGGGACAGCACAAAGCCTCTGTGGAGGAGGCATCTGTGTCTACCAAGGTCAGAGAAGAAATGGCCACCAACCTGGAAGACCTGAAGGTCCAGAAGGATGCCTTGCTCAAGGAGAGGGACAAAGCCACCCAGCAGGTCACCCAGCTTGAGGCTCAACTAAAAAATGCTATTTCCAAGCAGCTTGAG GCAGCGGAGTCCTCAGGGAAGACTGCTGAGGTCGTGGAGTTGCTGACACAAGAGAAGGGCCTTCTGCAGCAGGAGAAGATTGAGGCCCAGTCTCTGCTGGAGGAGTTCAGGAGTGCCAAGCAGGAGATGACCAATCAG CTGGATTCCTTGAAGCAACAGAATTCCAAATACAAAAAGGAGCTCAACCTTTCTAAAGAGCAACTCAGCTCAGAGAACCAGAAAATCAGCAGCCTGTGCCAGGAGAT tgatAAGCTGAAGCAAGCTACCTCTGTGAAGTCCCAGTCCCTGGTGGCCTTACAGGAGGAGAACAACAAGCTGACCAAGGAGCTTGGCAGCAGCAAGAAGGAGACCAGTGGCCAGCAGAAG CTGGAAGCTCAGCAGTCCAAGCTCAATAAACAGTTGCAAGAAATGAAGCAGAG AGAGACCACAATGAAGAAAAAGTTAGATGAAGAGAAAGCCTTCCTCCAGAAATCCATCCATAAAAACAGCGCCTTAATCTCTGAGAAGGATCAGGAGCTGGAGACCCTGATGAGTGAG TTATCAGTGCTGCGTGGGGAGAGCGCCATAGCGAAGACACTGAAGTTTACTATCCAGTTACTGGAGAAGGACAAGGCACAGCTGCAGGAGCATATTCAGAGCCTGGAGAAGAGCCTTTCAGGAGGACAGGATACTGTTACCAGCTCCTCAG GTGACGCAGCTCTGGATCAACTAAGGGAGAACAAGGAGACTGCAGAAAGCCAG GCAGCG ATTGAGTTCCTGAACTCGGTTATCGTGGACCTGCAGAAGAAGAATGAGGAACTTAAGGGCAAGCTGGAGAAGATGGCAGAGGCTGCCCTCAATGGGAATAATGCAAGCGAGCTTGACAACTATGACAG CAGTTTTAACAAAGGCCCCTCCAAAAAGAAGGTCCCACCAAGGCTCTTCTGTGACATTTGTGACTGCTTCGACCTCCATGATACAGAAGACTGTCCCACTCAGATGCAGATGCCGGActccccaccccacaccacctACCACGGCAGTAAGGATGAGGAGAGGGCTTATTGTGACATCTGTGAGGCCTTTGGCCACTGCACTGAGTCCTGTAACGATGACCAGACCTTCTAA